One segment of Luteolibacter rhizosphaerae DNA contains the following:
- a CDS encoding transcription antitermination factor NusB produces MKSPRRAAVSILRAWSKGHAYAENLIERHASRNDLSSADRALLNAIVLGVLRNLRLLDHWIAELRKGKLDDETRDILRVGLCQLLILQLPDHAAVFETVELGKSGVRGLLNAVMRRAASSKKKLFDLDELPPEVLYSHPDWLYKRWRKSFGKQDAIALMAFNNEPAPVYARLNPLAEAIEIPEPAEGSEPEGLPPGFIRIEGPIPGEWLKKGAIYIQDTATRHCVELLAPQPGEQILDACAAPGGKAFLIAAAQGGASTLTCTDSNEKRLPRLEDNLKRLQCSGATVEVHDWATPAPAKWHAAFDAILLDVPCSNTGVFRRRVDVRWRLRHSDITELTKLQRSIIENALPCLKPGGRLVYSTCSIEAEENQHLITALLGAHPELELVDSRQALPHRDQTDGAYAALLRLR; encoded by the coding sequence ATGAAATCCCCGCGCCGCGCCGCCGTTTCCATTCTCCGTGCTTGGTCGAAGGGCCATGCCTACGCCGAGAACCTGATCGAGCGCCACGCCTCGCGGAACGATCTCTCCTCCGCCGACCGCGCCCTGCTCAATGCCATCGTGCTCGGCGTGCTGCGGAACCTGCGCCTGCTCGACCACTGGATCGCCGAGCTCCGCAAGGGCAAGCTCGATGACGAGACCCGCGACATCCTCCGTGTCGGCCTCTGCCAGCTCCTGATCCTCCAGCTTCCCGATCACGCCGCGGTCTTCGAAACCGTGGAACTCGGCAAGAGCGGTGTCCGCGGCTTGCTGAATGCCGTGATGCGCCGCGCCGCCTCCTCCAAGAAGAAGCTCTTCGATCTCGATGAGCTTCCTCCCGAGGTCCTCTATTCCCACCCCGATTGGCTCTACAAGCGCTGGCGCAAGTCCTTCGGCAAGCAGGACGCGATCGCCCTGATGGCCTTCAACAACGAGCCCGCTCCCGTCTACGCCCGCCTCAATCCGCTGGCCGAAGCCATCGAGATCCCAGAGCCCGCCGAAGGCAGCGAGCCCGAGGGACTTCCGCCCGGCTTCATCCGCATCGAGGGCCCCATCCCCGGCGAATGGCTCAAGAAGGGCGCCATCTACATCCAGGACACCGCCACCCGCCACTGCGTCGAGCTCCTTGCCCCGCAGCCCGGCGAGCAGATCCTCGACGCCTGCGCCGCTCCCGGCGGGAAGGCCTTCCTCATCGCCGCCGCCCAAGGCGGTGCCAGCACCCTCACCTGCACCGACTCCAACGAGAAGCGCCTCCCGCGCCTGGAAGACAACCTCAAGCGCCTCCAATGCTCCGGCGCTACCGTGGAAGTCCACGACTGGGCCACCCCGGCTCCCGCGAAGTGGCACGCCGCCTTCGACGCCATCCTCCTCGACGTCCCTTGCTCAAACACGGGCGTCTTCCGCCGTCGTGTCGATGTCCGCTGGCGCCTCCGCCACTCCGACATCACCGAGCTCACCAAGCTCCAGCGCAGCATCATCGAGAATGCCCTGCCCTGCCTGAAGCCCGGCGGCCGCCTCGTCTACTCCACCTGCTCGATCGAAGCGGAGGAAAACCAGCATCTCATCACCGCCCTGCTCGGAGCCCATCCCGAGCTCGAACTCGTCGACTCCCGCCAGGCCCTGCCTCATCGCGACCAGACCGACGGTGCCTACGCCGCCTTGCTCCGCCTCCGCTGA
- a CDS encoding sulfite exporter TauE/SafE family protein has translation MPTHHEWLVLAAGFFAAVMNAVAGGGTMLTFPALMAAGLSPVLANTTSTVALFLGMPGSVWAFRKRLVEVKSWILPLAIVSFLGGLGGGVLLLALPPSVFERVVPWLLLMATLLFLLNAPIQRWLKKKRGEHADEKEPERPRPWGIVFQSLVAVYGGYFGAGIGIMMMAGLSLLGLREVNRINALKALLAVVCNVASVVWFISRGSVDWRLAGWLVLGSIPGYFLGAHFAQRIPATAVRIIVAVIGLGIAGKLFWGQIAA, from the coding sequence GTGCCCACCCACCACGAATGGCTCGTCCTCGCCGCCGGCTTCTTCGCCGCGGTGATGAATGCCGTCGCCGGCGGTGGCACCATGCTCACCTTCCCCGCCCTCATGGCGGCCGGTCTCTCGCCGGTCCTGGCGAATACCACCTCCACCGTCGCCCTCTTCCTCGGCATGCCCGGCAGCGTCTGGGCCTTCCGCAAGCGCCTCGTGGAGGTGAAGTCGTGGATCCTTCCCCTCGCCATCGTCAGCTTCCTCGGCGGCCTCGGCGGCGGCGTCCTGCTCCTCGCCCTCCCGCCTTCCGTCTTCGAGCGGGTCGTCCCCTGGCTCCTGCTCATGGCCACCCTGCTCTTCTTGCTGAATGCCCCGATCCAGCGCTGGCTCAAGAAGAAGCGCGGCGAGCACGCCGATGAAAAGGAGCCGGAGCGCCCCCGCCCTTGGGGCATCGTCTTCCAATCACTCGTCGCCGTCTACGGCGGCTACTTCGGCGCTGGCATCGGCATCATGATGATGGCCGGTCTCAGCCTGCTCGGCCTGCGCGAGGTCAACCGCATCAATGCCCTGAAGGCCCTCCTCGCCGTCGTCTGCAATGTCGCCTCCGTCGTCTGGTTCATCTCCCGCGGCAGCGTCGATTGGCGCCTCGCCGGCTGGCTGGTGCTCGGTTCCATCCCCGGCTACTTCCTCGGCGCCCATTTCGCCCAGCGCATCCCCGCCACCGCCGTGAGAATAATTGTGGCCGTCATCGGACTCGGAATCGCCGGAAAGCTCTTTTGGGGGCAAATCGCAGCATAA
- a CDS encoding UDP-glucose dehydrogenase family protein, whose translation MKISIIGTGYVGLTSGTCFAEVGHEVTCVDNNPEKVATLLAGKVPIYEPGLEELVKSNVAAGRLKFTTSTEEGVKNSDVIFIAVPTPPQPDGSVDLSFIEKVAREIAQCLTPELGYRVIVDKSTVPVKTGDKVEQTVRRYAPPGVEFGVVSNPEFLREGCAVDDLLHPDRVVIGSNDDRALAYMQKIYEPFVAPVLVTDINSAELIKHAANSFLALKISYINAVANICEASGADVEKVAEGIGMDKRIGRAFLNAGLGYGGSCFPKDIKAFIHISETLGQPFGLLKEVESINAHQLERFLNKIREKLWVFREKKIALWGLAFKQNTDDVRESVAIKLCQKMLKEGAVVAATDPEALGTAQKFGELTGDITYHEDMYATLDGADALVIGTEWPAFAKADLAEIKKRLRTPLVFDGRNLIDPKDAKAAGLEYHSIGR comes from the coding sequence ATGAAGATCAGCATCATCGGGACCGGCTATGTCGGTCTTACCTCCGGAACGTGCTTTGCCGAGGTCGGCCATGAGGTCACCTGCGTTGACAACAATCCGGAGAAAGTCGCCACCCTCCTCGCCGGCAAAGTGCCGATCTACGAGCCGGGCCTTGAAGAACTGGTGAAGTCCAACGTGGCCGCCGGTCGCCTGAAATTCACCACCTCCACCGAGGAAGGCGTGAAGAACAGCGATGTCATTTTCATCGCCGTTCCCACCCCGCCCCAGCCGGATGGCTCCGTGGACCTCTCCTTCATCGAGAAAGTCGCCCGCGAGATCGCCCAGTGCCTCACTCCGGAGCTCGGCTACCGCGTCATCGTCGACAAGTCCACCGTGCCCGTGAAGACCGGCGACAAGGTCGAGCAGACCGTCCGCCGCTACGCCCCTCCGGGTGTCGAGTTCGGCGTGGTGTCGAATCCCGAGTTCCTGCGCGAAGGCTGCGCCGTCGATGACCTGCTCCACCCGGACCGCGTCGTCATCGGCTCGAACGACGACCGCGCGCTGGCCTACATGCAGAAGATTTATGAGCCCTTCGTGGCTCCAGTGCTCGTCACCGACATCAACTCCGCCGAGCTGATCAAGCACGCCGCCAACTCCTTCCTGGCCCTCAAGATCTCCTACATCAATGCCGTCGCCAACATCTGCGAAGCCTCCGGCGCCGACGTCGAGAAGGTCGCCGAAGGCATCGGCATGGACAAGCGCATCGGCCGCGCCTTCCTGAATGCCGGCCTCGGCTACGGCGGCTCCTGCTTCCCGAAGGACATCAAGGCCTTCATCCACATCTCCGAGACCCTCGGCCAACCCTTCGGTCTGCTCAAGGAAGTGGAAAGCATCAACGCCCACCAGCTCGAGCGCTTCCTCAACAAGATCCGCGAAAAACTCTGGGTCTTCCGCGAGAAGAAGATCGCCCTCTGGGGCCTCGCCTTCAAGCAGAACACCGATGACGTCCGCGAGTCCGTCGCCATCAAGCTCTGCCAGAAGATGCTCAAGGAAGGCGCCGTCGTCGCCGCCACCGATCCGGAGGCTCTCGGCACCGCCCAGAAGTTCGGCGAGCTCACCGGCGATATCACCTATCACGAGGACATGTATGCCACCCTTGATGGCGCGGACGCCCTCGTCATCGGCACCGAATGGCCCGCCTTCGCCAAGGCCGACCTCGCCGAAATCAAAAAGCGCCTTCGCACCCCCCTCGTCTTCGACGGCCGCAACCTCATCGACCCGAAGGACGCCAAGGCCGCCGGTCTCGAATACCACTCGATCGGTCGCTAA
- a CDS encoding tetratricopeptide repeat protein: MTRLFLCLAATATAIAQDEVRRAEPVEEPEVQTAPDPAADLFAHGKRLHDSAKASSVIDQRLDRYAAAVEVFSRYLSEYSNRPDAEAAYWYLGESYYGGGRVDDARRCYHGILSRYGKGGYASAAAFRLAVDHFNNRQYALAAPLFEKMVSAATSADHRLKGLFYSAYAYELQGRTREATEYYRKVIDEPEGANPFLHKAQLHLGRLFARAERLEDAMPLLDQAVMSKSASDVRGPAAVEAGIVAAKLGKKENSDKYLMLVLSTPGMETYRPDAQIALMVSRYESKEYGEVIALFRRSEEKAQGEQEARRLMVAAKSYMELEKNVQALELFREVEKLMLPNNIHAFEANYLRLLCFYRIEGRHVPDQVDGFLDIYRKNRPRDPKIHSALLMKAETLMDEKKASEAAKVYNEIDATTLSAENRKGLLYKRAWCLLAAEDPQGAVRSFSEFIADYPDDPRAAEALLQRAQAYKTSGEAVKALADYDLVIKQNLTKEFTATAYLESADIAKQEGSVEDMIGRYQRFLDQFPDASNARKAKANYWLAWGLVKKDRLKEALTHAQTARELDSATYGKNAGALLALAHWTLQNPTELCDDVDRAIKEDYIDYLPEQLIDWAAMQAYSADRFEQSARFYGLIADEDEPRSTAKQTWRYLGKALLAAGKAEEALQPIANALDVEDSGMWKADGLLDRAKALIALGRLDEASAAAAECRALRPQGRTNAEVMIVNGDIQMKRNDPARAAMDYVAAVEQLDDNDRVLKPEAIHKVAVALEKKADPSGAQEYRMMLKSKYPEWREK, from the coding sequence ATGACCCGCCTCTTTCTTTGTCTAGCCGCTACGGCGACCGCGATCGCCCAAGACGAGGTGCGACGGGCGGAACCGGTGGAGGAGCCGGAAGTGCAAACGGCCCCGGATCCGGCGGCGGATTTGTTCGCCCACGGCAAGCGCCTGCACGACTCGGCCAAGGCGAGCTCGGTGATCGACCAGCGTCTGGATCGTTATGCGGCGGCGGTGGAGGTCTTCTCGCGCTACCTGAGTGAGTACTCGAACCGGCCGGATGCCGAGGCCGCCTATTGGTACCTCGGCGAGAGCTACTATGGCGGCGGCCGGGTGGATGATGCCCGGCGCTGTTATCACGGGATCCTGAGCCGCTATGGCAAGGGTGGCTATGCGAGTGCCGCAGCCTTCCGTCTGGCGGTGGATCATTTCAACAACCGGCAGTATGCGCTGGCGGCCCCTCTATTTGAAAAGATGGTGAGCGCGGCAACGAGCGCGGACCACCGGCTGAAGGGGCTTTTCTATTCGGCCTACGCGTATGAGTTGCAAGGGCGGACGCGTGAGGCGACCGAATACTACCGCAAGGTCATCGACGAGCCGGAAGGGGCGAACCCTTTCCTGCACAAGGCACAGTTGCATCTGGGCCGTCTCTTCGCACGAGCGGAGAGGCTGGAGGATGCGATGCCGCTGCTGGATCAAGCGGTGATGTCCAAGAGCGCTTCCGACGTGCGCGGACCTGCGGCGGTGGAAGCCGGGATCGTGGCGGCGAAACTGGGAAAGAAGGAGAACTCCGACAAGTACCTGATGCTGGTGCTGAGCACGCCCGGAATGGAGACTTACCGGCCGGATGCTCAGATCGCGCTGATGGTCTCGCGCTATGAGAGCAAGGAGTATGGCGAGGTGATCGCGCTCTTCCGGCGGAGCGAGGAGAAGGCGCAGGGCGAGCAGGAAGCACGGCGTCTGATGGTGGCGGCGAAATCCTACATGGAGCTGGAGAAGAACGTGCAGGCGCTGGAGCTCTTCCGCGAGGTGGAGAAGCTGATGCTTCCCAACAACATCCACGCCTTCGAGGCGAACTACCTGCGCTTGCTGTGCTTCTACCGGATCGAGGGTCGCCATGTGCCAGACCAGGTGGACGGCTTCCTGGACATCTACCGGAAGAACCGCCCGCGAGATCCGAAGATCCATTCGGCGCTGCTGATGAAGGCGGAGACGCTGATGGACGAGAAGAAGGCGTCCGAAGCGGCGAAGGTTTACAACGAGATCGATGCGACGACGCTGAGCGCGGAGAACCGGAAGGGGTTGCTCTACAAGCGGGCCTGGTGCCTGCTGGCTGCGGAGGATCCGCAGGGAGCGGTGCGTTCCTTTAGCGAATTCATCGCGGACTATCCGGATGATCCACGTGCGGCGGAGGCGCTCCTACAGCGTGCACAAGCCTACAAGACGAGTGGCGAGGCGGTGAAGGCACTGGCCGACTACGATTTGGTGATCAAGCAGAACCTGACCAAGGAATTCACCGCGACGGCTTATCTGGAGTCCGCGGACATCGCCAAGCAGGAGGGCAGCGTGGAGGACATGATCGGGCGCTATCAGCGCTTCCTCGATCAATTCCCGGACGCCTCGAATGCGCGGAAGGCGAAGGCGAACTATTGGCTGGCTTGGGGGCTGGTGAAGAAGGACCGGTTGAAGGAGGCGTTGACCCATGCGCAAACGGCACGGGAACTGGACTCCGCGACCTATGGCAAGAATGCCGGGGCGCTGCTGGCACTGGCCCACTGGACGCTACAGAACCCGACGGAGCTCTGCGACGACGTGGATCGCGCGATCAAGGAAGACTACATCGACTACCTGCCCGAGCAGCTCATCGATTGGGCGGCGATGCAGGCCTATAGCGCCGACCGCTTCGAGCAGTCGGCGCGCTTCTACGGGTTGATCGCCGACGAGGACGAGCCGCGGAGCACGGCGAAGCAGACCTGGCGCTATCTGGGCAAGGCGCTGCTGGCGGCGGGTAAGGCGGAAGAAGCCCTGCAGCCGATCGCCAATGCGCTGGATGTGGAAGACAGCGGGATGTGGAAGGCGGATGGTCTGTTAGACCGGGCCAAGGCTTTGATCGCGTTGGGTCGCCTTGATGAGGCGTCGGCGGCTGCGGCGGAGTGCCGGGCGCTACGCCCGCAGGGACGGACGAATGCCGAGGTGATGATCGTGAACGGCGACATCCAGATGAAGCGGAACGATCCGGCGCGGGCGGCGATGGATTATGTGGCGGCGGTGGAGCAACTGGACGACAACGACCGGGTGCTGAAGCCGGAGGCGATCCACAAGGTGGCGGTGGCTCTGGAGAAAAAGGCAGATCCCTCCGGGGCCCAAGAGTACCGGATGATGCTGAAGTCGAAGTATCCGGAGTGGCGGGAGAAGTGA
- a CDS encoding FG-GAP repeat domain-containing protein, with product MLRPTLALLSLAAAGHASAGTLDILGPGTDITDSVNYSSFVFFDWNGDGKEEVAGVDSVKSRLYLGSVDFPGMYIGEGTALASGLDHAAVSFSADTDGDAKSDLILVDGTRLRVWKSRSRPGLTAAAPDIDRELPSGVIQGSYPPVLADLDRDGSPDLFLPEEPGLRSASIIFSFTTATPLLVGLPEDSRATRVGPPWTAGGSPTLVSGDGSFHGGTVRIYVAGQDRTISFVADTHKFGTLVELDGEAPPELFGIEHNPIQGTVHYPVFSLSSGAWTEVSSLGSGSPFPAYPPEQAVLDADNDGRQELYVCSPGEKRLQVLRSSSTAAASSLVNLPESARPLIGLSEVRVPSLGRSLLALHSGSLMCLRYFVGFDLWHPGHGLQPAVRLSPLFTGYATDRNVPIKNTPGRIGSAKLDKDSLPDLVVMGADSLELEAYLGPLLPAVNEYRPWSREFWGADSLLLADFTGDGVADPLGASQNGVAVVETINQEPGWPEIFFRKRSGIDWSGTGSTNVPSRVLGAADFDGDGDLDPLFIRRPDETLAWSRNSAGGTLSAAESISVAGRTWIPPQDGVAGHYRWLTQDQVLTTDADGDADIDIITAPSALGNRLALHRNLGAAGFSIEPFGPDLASDGIPSHLLKGSFLSSGEPFQMLAFCQQGHLGITARILKGTGGDVSALAPTVLAEGDAVTVTDFDQDGLDDLICGGLELHFYRSQGDGTFARPVTLGRTIGIASQILAADHDGDGLVDLVVASEKTGSIEIFTHDSIPALPGYDEWAATLPPEDRSPDADADHDGVANILAYAGGMHATAGSTAPFTAAIDVTDHYRLTARFPRPRLTDGSAVEVILQSSPDLKTWQPVEEAARIMVDSLHPEWEILQWGIPVSIDEEVPRLYFRFHVTWQPAP from the coding sequence ATGCTCCGCCCCACCCTTGCCCTTCTCTCTCTCGCCGCCGCGGGTCATGCCTCGGCAGGCACCCTCGACATCCTCGGCCCGGGCACGGACATCACCGATTCCGTTAACTACTCCAGCTTCGTTTTCTTCGACTGGAATGGCGACGGCAAGGAAGAGGTAGCCGGGGTGGATAGCGTCAAGTCGCGCCTCTATCTCGGCAGCGTGGACTTCCCGGGGATGTATATCGGAGAAGGCACCGCCCTCGCTTCCGGACTGGACCACGCCGCGGTCAGCTTCTCGGCAGACACGGATGGCGATGCGAAGTCAGACCTGATCTTGGTCGATGGCACCCGGCTCCGGGTTTGGAAGTCTCGGAGCCGCCCGGGCCTCACCGCTGCCGCTCCGGATATCGACCGGGAATTGCCGTCCGGAGTGATCCAAGGCTCCTATCCCCCTGTCCTCGCTGATTTGGACCGCGATGGCAGCCCCGATCTATTCCTTCCGGAGGAGCCGGGCCTTCGTAGCGCCAGCATCATCTTCTCATTCACCACCGCCACTCCGCTTCTGGTCGGGTTGCCGGAGGACTCACGAGCCACACGGGTTGGTCCTCCTTGGACAGCTGGAGGCTCTCCCACCTTGGTTTCCGGAGATGGCAGCTTCCATGGCGGCACCGTGCGTATCTATGTCGCCGGACAGGACCGCACCATAAGTTTCGTGGCAGACACTCACAAGTTTGGCACCCTCGTGGAACTCGATGGAGAAGCACCGCCGGAACTCTTCGGCATCGAGCACAACCCGATCCAAGGCACGGTTCATTATCCCGTCTTCAGCCTCAGTTCCGGTGCTTGGACCGAGGTCTCCTCGCTCGGCTCCGGCTCCCCCTTTCCCGCCTATCCGCCGGAGCAGGCAGTCTTGGATGCGGACAACGATGGACGCCAAGAGCTCTACGTTTGCTCACCCGGCGAGAAGCGCCTGCAGGTGCTTCGCAGCAGCTCCACCGCAGCGGCTTCAAGCTTGGTGAACCTCCCCGAATCGGCACGTCCCTTGATCGGACTCAGCGAGGTCCGCGTGCCCAGCTTGGGACGCTCCCTGCTCGCACTTCATAGTGGATCGCTCATGTGCTTGCGCTACTTCGTCGGCTTCGATCTCTGGCACCCGGGCCATGGATTGCAGCCAGCGGTACGCCTGTCTCCGCTTTTCACGGGATATGCCACCGACAGGAACGTTCCCATCAAGAATACCCCCGGCCGAATTGGCTCGGCGAAGCTGGACAAGGACTCGCTTCCGGACCTCGTCGTGATGGGTGCGGACAGCTTGGAATTGGAAGCTTACCTCGGGCCTCTGCTCCCGGCGGTGAACGAATATCGTCCGTGGTCACGGGAGTTCTGGGGCGCGGACAGCCTGCTCCTTGCCGACTTCACCGGTGATGGCGTGGCCGACCCGCTGGGAGCTAGCCAGAATGGAGTGGCCGTCGTGGAAACGATCAATCAAGAGCCCGGCTGGCCCGAGATATTCTTCCGCAAACGCTCGGGAATCGATTGGTCCGGCACGGGCAGCACCAATGTTCCCAGTCGCGTGCTCGGCGCCGCAGACTTCGATGGCGATGGCGATCTCGATCCCTTGTTCATCCGCCGTCCGGATGAAACGCTCGCGTGGTCACGAAACTCGGCCGGTGGCACCCTGTCCGCCGCGGAGTCCATCTCGGTCGCGGGACGCACTTGGATTCCGCCGCAAGACGGAGTTGCCGGCCATTATCGCTGGCTCACTCAGGACCAGGTCTTGACCACGGATGCGGATGGCGATGCTGACATCGACATCATCACCGCGCCGTCTGCCTTGGGAAATCGCCTCGCCCTGCACAGGAATCTTGGTGCTGCCGGATTCTCCATCGAACCCTTCGGCCCTGACCTTGCCTCTGATGGCATTCCCAGCCATCTGCTCAAGGGTAGCTTCCTCAGCTCCGGGGAACCTTTCCAAATGCTCGCCTTCTGCCAACAGGGCCACCTGGGCATCACCGCCCGGATATTGAAGGGCACCGGTGGTGATGTATCGGCATTGGCTCCCACCGTATTGGCCGAAGGAGACGCCGTGACCGTGACGGACTTCGACCAGGACGGCTTGGACGACTTGATCTGCGGCGGCCTCGAACTCCACTTCTATCGTTCTCAAGGCGATGGAACCTTTGCCCGGCCGGTGACACTCGGCCGGACCATCGGCATCGCCAGTCAGATCCTCGCCGCAGACCACGATGGCGACGGACTCGTGGACCTGGTGGTCGCCTCCGAGAAGACCGGTAGCATCGAGATCTTCACGCACGATAGCATCCCCGCTCTGCCGGGATATGACGAATGGGCCGCCACATTGCCGCCGGAGGATCGTAGCCCCGATGCGGACGCCGATCATGATGGAGTTGCCAATATCCTCGCCTACGCCGGCGGGATGCATGCAACGGCAGGCAGCACCGCCCCTTTCACGGCGGCCATCGATGTGACGGACCACTACCGGTTGACCGCACGGTTTCCTCGGCCACGCCTGACCGACGGTTCCGCGGTCGAGGTTATCCTCCAGAGCTCTCCGGATTTGAAGACTTGGCAGCCGGTGGAAGAAGCGGCCCGGATCATGGTCGATTCCCTGCATCCGGAGTGGGAGATTCTCCAGTGGGGCATTCCGGTGTCCATCGACGAGGAGGTGCCGAGGCTCTACTTCCGCTTCCACGTGACTTGGCAGCCGGCTCCCTGA
- a CDS encoding PEP-CTERM sorting domain-containing protein produces MNYTSCPGRGLSPLVLAASLALASPAFSAIVFTNADLEGTPAAQSTVPTGWELIPHDAPYSLATVSSGVTGDILAADGPSLASGLFGAANSGTTFYAGVHGFISPHTLQEGLQQTVSGFTVGQEYSFSFFQAVVGHTNRRDDAGSWQVYAGGVLVGTTIPTTSTLAWDDPDKATELNWEERIITFTATSESMMLSFLPYDADGDIGAQNGVYMGIDTFSEITAVPEPAAAMLGAFGLLGLMRRRR; encoded by the coding sequence ATGAACTACACGTCCTGCCCCGGTCGTGGCCTGAGCCCCTTGGTTCTGGCTGCGTCCCTTGCCCTCGCATCACCCGCTTTCAGTGCCATCGTCTTTACGAATGCCGATCTGGAAGGCACTCCGGCAGCCCAATCTACTGTTCCCACCGGTTGGGAACTCATTCCCCACGACGCCCCTTACAGCTTGGCCACGGTTTCCTCGGGAGTTACCGGTGATATCCTCGCCGCGGATGGTCCTTCCTTGGCTTCGGGGTTGTTCGGCGCTGCGAACTCCGGAACCACTTTCTATGCCGGTGTCCACGGCTTTATCAGCCCGCACACGCTTCAGGAGGGACTCCAGCAGACCGTGAGCGGATTCACGGTGGGACAGGAGTACTCCTTCAGCTTCTTCCAAGCGGTTGTGGGGCACACCAACCGACGGGACGACGCTGGAAGCTGGCAGGTGTATGCGGGTGGAGTTCTGGTAGGAACCACGATTCCAACCACGAGTACCTTGGCATGGGATGATCCGGACAAGGCTACGGAACTCAACTGGGAGGAGCGCATCATCACCTTCACAGCCACCTCCGAGTCGATGATGCTCAGCTTCCTTCCCTATGATGCCGACGGGGATATCGGGGCGCAGAATGGCGTTTACATGGGCATCGACACCTTCTCCGAAATCACCGCCGTGCCGGAACCGGCTGCGGCGATGCTGGGCGCTTTCGGTTTGCTCGGACTGATGCGCCGTCGGCGCTAG
- a CDS encoding sulfite exporter TauE/SafE family protein has product MLSSPTDLTLALVAAFCIGMSKAGFTGISLISVFLMADLYGAETSTGVVLPLLIVADLVVYPAFRKHASWAPVWKLLPATVVGLLAGWWLLGVIEEDQVARKVIGGCILTMVALQSVRAWRPEWSARLADSRGFGTAAGAAGGVTTMMANAAGPVIQLYLLSRRLPKMELLGIGARFFLLVNILKLPFSGSLNLITRDSLMDNLKCLPGVLAGIWIGKWLVQRVPQRAFEWMVIGFSVVAGLRLLFF; this is encoded by the coding sequence GTGCTTTCGAGTCCTACCGATCTGACGCTGGCCCTGGTGGCGGCGTTTTGTATCGGCATGTCGAAGGCGGGGTTCACTGGGATTTCGTTGATCTCGGTGTTCCTGATGGCGGACCTGTATGGTGCTGAGACTTCGACGGGGGTGGTGCTGCCGCTGCTGATCGTGGCGGACCTGGTGGTCTACCCGGCATTCCGGAAGCATGCGAGCTGGGCCCCGGTGTGGAAGCTGCTGCCAGCGACGGTGGTGGGCCTGCTGGCCGGCTGGTGGCTGCTGGGGGTGATCGAGGAGGATCAAGTGGCGCGGAAGGTGATCGGCGGCTGCATCCTGACGATGGTGGCGCTACAGTCGGTGCGAGCGTGGCGGCCGGAGTGGTCAGCCCGGCTGGCGGATTCTCGGGGCTTCGGAACGGCAGCGGGAGCTGCCGGCGGGGTGACGACGATGATGGCGAACGCGGCGGGGCCGGTGATCCAACTCTACCTGCTGTCCCGGCGGCTGCCGAAGATGGAGCTGTTAGGGATCGGGGCGAGATTCTTCCTGCTGGTGAACATCCTGAAGCTGCCCTTCAGCGGGAGCCTGAACCTGATCACGCGAGACTCGCTGATGGATAACCTGAAGTGTCTGCCCGGGGTGCTCGCGGGGATCTGGATCGGGAAGTGGCTGGTGCAGCGGGTGCCGCAGCGGGCCTTCGAGTGGATGGTGATCGGGTTCTCGGTCGTGGCGGGCTTGCGGCTGCTCTTTTTCTGA
- a CDS encoding helix-turn-helix transcriptional regulator — MIRLVGDVGASRGGPHEKRRVLMDGLIRLVDAHRWFWTLSSRERIQPGKQPLYTAVAHGGFEDGQFPKLLRALDHPGSWGIFTSMSREMKERSQHLTWTRRQMDSEGYFVREEVKELWHDAGIGDLMISACPLPDGDLSAVGIYRQVGEDSFDARAARMAHIVLAEVPWLHETEWPEEKKALLPSLSPRRRTVLHLMLEGQSRKEMAATMGISVHTIDGYVKDIFRHFRVHSQAELIARFRSGDAEIPPDPGTGS, encoded by the coding sequence ATGATCCGCCTCGTCGGCGATGTCGGGGCTTCGCGTGGAGGCCCGCACGAGAAGCGGCGGGTGCTGATGGATGGGCTGATCCGGCTGGTGGACGCGCACCGGTGGTTCTGGACCTTGTCCTCCCGGGAGCGGATTCAGCCGGGCAAGCAGCCGCTCTATACCGCGGTGGCGCACGGTGGATTCGAAGATGGACAGTTTCCGAAACTGTTAAGAGCACTCGATCATCCGGGGAGTTGGGGGATCTTCACCAGCATGAGCCGGGAGATGAAGGAACGGAGCCAGCATCTGACATGGACGCGGCGGCAGATGGACTCCGAAGGATACTTCGTCCGCGAGGAGGTGAAGGAGCTTTGGCATGATGCGGGGATCGGTGATCTGATGATCTCGGCATGTCCGCTGCCCGATGGCGATCTGAGCGCGGTGGGTATCTACCGCCAGGTGGGTGAGGATTCGTTCGATGCGCGTGCGGCACGGATGGCGCACATCGTTCTCGCGGAGGTGCCGTGGCTGCACGAGACGGAGTGGCCGGAGGAGAAGAAGGCGCTGCTGCCGAGCCTTTCGCCGCGGCGACGGACGGTGCTGCACCTGATGCTGGAAGGGCAATCGCGCAAGGAGATGGCGGCGACGATGGGGATCTCGGTCCACACCATCGATGGCTATGTGAAGGACATCTTCCGTCACTTCAGGGTGCATTCGCAAGCGGAGCTGATTGCGCGCTTTCGCTCGGGTGATGCGGAAATACCCCCTGATCCGGGGACTGGTTCTTAG